The following proteins come from a genomic window of Brevibacillus antibioticus:
- a CDS encoding phosphoglycerate kinase encodes MNKKSIRDVELAGKRVFCRVDFNVPMQDGVITDDTRIRAAVPTIRFMVEAGAKVILASHFGRPKGQVVEEMRLTPVAAHLSSLLGKNVRKLEDCHGADVEAAVERMESGDVILLENVRFHAGEEKNDPELAKSFAALADLFVNDAFGTAHRAHASTAGIAEYIPAVAGLLMEKEIRFMGGALSNPQRPFTAIVGGAKVKDKIAVIENLLTKVDHLIIGGGMANTFLKAQGYGIGASLCEDDKLDLARTLMDQAKERGVQLLMPVDVVVADRFAADAEKQVVAIDAIPEGWMALDIGPKTVEQYHSVIVDSKTVVWNGPMGVFEMDAFAGGTIGVAKAMAACSGTTIIGGGDSVAAVEKAGVAEQMTHISTGGGASLEFMEGKELPGVAVLADNE; translated from the coding sequence ATGAACAAGAAATCTATCCGCGATGTTGAGCTGGCAGGTAAGCGCGTATTCTGCCGCGTCGACTTTAACGTGCCGATGCAGGACGGGGTAATCACCGACGATACACGAATTCGTGCTGCTGTACCAACCATCCGTTTCATGGTGGAGGCAGGGGCCAAAGTAATCCTGGCGAGCCATTTTGGGCGTCCTAAAGGCCAAGTAGTGGAAGAGATGCGTCTTACTCCTGTCGCAGCCCATCTGTCCTCGCTCTTGGGCAAGAACGTGCGTAAGCTGGAGGATTGCCATGGTGCTGACGTAGAAGCGGCAGTAGAACGGATGGAGTCTGGCGACGTCATCCTGTTGGAAAACGTGCGCTTCCATGCGGGAGAAGAAAAGAACGATCCAGAACTGGCAAAAAGCTTTGCGGCCTTGGCTGATCTGTTTGTGAATGATGCATTCGGGACAGCTCACCGGGCACATGCTTCTACAGCGGGAATCGCTGAATACATACCAGCAGTTGCAGGCTTGCTGATGGAAAAGGAAATTCGCTTCATGGGCGGAGCCTTGTCCAATCCGCAGCGTCCGTTTACAGCGATTGTCGGCGGTGCAAAAGTAAAGGATAAGATTGCTGTCATTGAAAACTTGTTGACCAAAGTCGATCACCTGATCATCGGCGGCGGTATGGCGAATACATTCCTCAAAGCACAAGGTTATGGCATTGGTGCTTCTCTGTGTGAAGACGACAAGCTCGACCTCGCACGTACGTTGATGGATCAGGCAAAAGAGCGCGGCGTACAATTGCTGATGCCAGTTGATGTTGTGGTAGCTGACCGTTTTGCGGCAGATGCAGAAAAGCAAGTCGTGGCAATCGATGCAATTCCAGAGGGCTGGATGGCACTCGATATCGGGCCAAAAACAGTGGAACAGTACCACAGCGTCATTGTAGATTCGAAAACGGTTGTATGGAACGGTCCCATGGGCGTATTTGAAATGGATGCTTTTGCGGGTGGCACGATTGGTGTAGCCAAGGCGATGGCAGCATGCAGTGGTACGACCATTATCGGTGGTGGTGACTCCGTAGCGGCTGTGGAAAAAGCAGGCGTAGCCGAGCAGATGACACACATTTCTACAGGCGGCGGAGCGTCCCTGGAATTCATGGAAGGCAAGGAACTGCCAGGCGTAGCTGTGTTGGCAGATAACGAATAA
- a CDS encoding Na+/H+ antiporter NhaC family protein, which produces MSITSVAPILAMIAGIILSLSLGFPIAWGIVFAILVTLVSVKRLGYPWKQQFVFGWEGVQKTKPVLTILFLVGLLIPLLMMGGTIPAIIYYGLSIVNVEYLFVLSFLLTAGVSYLLGTSIGTLSTIGLSLMGIAHAAGISPAIVGGALISGAMVGERFSPISSSRLLVLSNVGMTDEQERRIRRPALLTVAICALLFLILDLFRPQANSTDTIQMYQELLVSHFSVHWLLMLPLVVLIASFALRVKAVKALFFGIGASAILVGISGNLDVKTFFTSMLVGFELHSETPLDQLVHGGGMFAIFNVLALIILAGFLNGILNRANLLTPIVDKMMGHTKNKTVLVAKAAALSLLVVIISCNQTIPILVLGSTLLGRFSEWERGHELLGKTMLDSTVVMPVLIPWNGLSMMMALTLGVSTIQTLPFVFFPILLPIVTILSTRWFSPEGRFLAKKNKAS; this is translated from the coding sequence ATGTCTATCACATCGGTAGCACCCATCTTGGCAATGATCGCGGGTATCATTTTGAGCCTATCGCTCGGTTTTCCGATTGCATGGGGGATTGTTTTTGCGATCTTGGTCACACTGGTTAGTGTAAAAAGATTGGGTTATCCGTGGAAGCAACAGTTCGTGTTTGGCTGGGAAGGTGTCCAAAAGACAAAGCCCGTCCTTACGATTCTGTTTTTAGTAGGACTCTTGATTCCACTATTAATGATGGGAGGAACCATTCCCGCCATCATTTACTATGGATTATCGATTGTGAATGTCGAGTATTTGTTCGTCCTCTCTTTTCTGTTGACCGCAGGCGTCAGTTATTTATTGGGTACATCAATCGGTACGTTGAGTACGATTGGGCTGTCCCTGATGGGCATTGCACACGCAGCAGGGATATCACCTGCGATCGTAGGAGGTGCGCTCATCTCTGGAGCGATGGTGGGGGAACGTTTCTCACCGATATCCAGCAGTCGTTTACTGGTGCTTTCCAATGTGGGTATGACAGACGAGCAGGAAAGAAGAATACGGCGTCCTGCTTTGCTTACGGTAGCGATTTGCGCGTTACTTTTCCTGATCCTTGATCTGTTTCGACCTCAAGCGAACTCGACGGATACCATTCAAATGTACCAAGAGCTGTTAGTCAGTCATTTTTCTGTACATTGGCTGCTCATGCTGCCTCTCGTCGTGTTAATTGCTTCTTTTGCACTGAGAGTAAAAGCGGTAAAGGCATTGTTTTTCGGTATCGGAGCCAGTGCGATTCTAGTCGGGATCAGTGGGAATTTGGATGTGAAGACGTTTTTTACATCGATGCTAGTTGGATTTGAGCTTCATTCAGAAACGCCGCTGGATCAACTGGTCCATGGGGGCGGGATGTTCGCCATCTTCAATGTTTTGGCGTTAATCATTCTCGCAGGCTTTTTAAACGGCATTTTGAACAGAGCCAATTTATTAACCCCCATCGTAGATAAAATGATGGGCCATACAAAAAATAAGACGGTATTGGTAGCGAAGGCAGCGGCATTGTCGTTGTTAGTGGTCATCATCAGCTGTAATCAAACCATTCCAATACTAGTTCTCGGCTCTACTCTTCTCGGGCGTTTTTCTGAGTGGGAGAGAGGGCACGAGCTGTTAGGCAAGACGATGCTGGACTCCACAGTTGTCATGCCAGTACTGATTCCGTGGAACGGACTATCGATGATGATGGCACTCACGTTAGGTGTTTCGACTATCCAAACATTGCCTTTTGTGTTTTTTCCAATCTTATTACCGATTGTGACAATATTATCAACCCGCTGGTTTTCGCCAGAGGGCAGGTTTCTCGCAAAGAAGAATAAAGCTAGCTAA
- a CDS encoding sugar-binding transcriptional regulator encodes MRRLLELQQKLLPDLIQVLRQRYMLLRSIYHLQPIGRRGLAQAMDTTERILRAEVELLKETGLLHVTAAGMSLSEEGQQVLDDMEPLVGELFGLSDLAERLQKKLGISEVIVVQGNADQSPWVKEELGRVGARVLKQVVQEGDIVAVTGGSSIASVASHLTPSASFKNVQFVPARGGLGERVELQANTLASAMAAKTGASYRLLHVPDRLHPEALQTLVKEPQVKDVLSLLGKTRIVLHGIGDAVTMARRRNYSEEELAELVETGAVSEAFGYYFNEAGETVHRMPTIGLQLEEVHKAETVLSIAGGESKAKAILSFAKQSCQNVLITDEGAAYTLLSTRL; translated from the coding sequence ATGCGACGTTTACTGGAACTGCAACAAAAATTGTTGCCCGACTTGATTCAGGTTTTGCGTCAGCGGTACATGTTACTTCGATCCATTTATCATTTGCAGCCAATTGGCAGAAGAGGTCTAGCTCAAGCCATGGATACCACTGAGCGTATTTTACGGGCAGAGGTGGAACTGCTAAAAGAGACGGGGCTCCTTCATGTAACGGCTGCGGGAATGAGCCTGAGTGAAGAAGGACAACAAGTCTTGGACGACATGGAGCCTCTCGTCGGAGAGCTATTCGGCCTTTCTGACTTGGCGGAGCGTCTGCAAAAAAAGCTGGGCATATCAGAAGTCATTGTGGTGCAGGGCAATGCAGACCAATCGCCTTGGGTAAAGGAAGAACTTGGACGGGTAGGGGCAAGGGTCCTCAAACAGGTCGTGCAAGAAGGAGACATTGTAGCGGTAACGGGTGGTTCATCCATCGCCAGCGTAGCAAGTCATCTGACTCCTTCTGCTTCGTTCAAAAACGTTCAGTTTGTCCCAGCTCGCGGTGGACTGGGAGAACGCGTAGAGCTGCAAGCAAATACGCTCGCTTCCGCCATGGCAGCGAAAACAGGTGCTTCTTATCGGCTTCTTCACGTACCGGATCGCCTCCATCCAGAAGCCTTGCAGACATTGGTCAAAGAGCCGCAAGTGAAAGATGTTTTGTCGCTCTTGGGCAAGACTCGAATCGTTTTGCATGGAATCGGGGATGCCGTCACGATGGCGAGAAGGCGGAATTATTCGGAGGAAGAGCTCGCAGAATTAGTCGAGACGGGTGCTGTATCAGAAGCATTCGGCTACTACTTTAATGAAGCGGGAGAAACAGTCCACAGAATGCCGACCATTGGTTTACAGCTAGAGGAAGTGCACAAGGCAGAAACGGTGCTCTCCATTGCGGGGGGCGAAAGTAAGGCAAAAGCGATTCTTTCCTTTGCTAAGCAATCGTGTCAGAATGTACTCATTACGGACGAAGGAGCAGCTTACACGCTCTTGTCCACACGATTGTAA
- a CDS encoding glutaredoxin family protein, protein MNEKTFELVLYGRNKCHLCDEVELYIRSLAEEFPLRMRMVDIESDPVLHEEMMFVIPVVEIDGEIVFRSITHVVTLKELHEELYRRTALS, encoded by the coding sequence ATGAATGAAAAAACGTTTGAATTGGTCTTGTACGGACGAAATAAATGTCATTTGTGCGACGAGGTGGAGCTCTACATCCGCAGTCTGGCGGAGGAGTTCCCTCTTCGTATGCGTATGGTTGATATTGAAAGTGATCCAGTCTTGCATGAAGAAATGATGTTTGTCATCCCAGTAGTTGAGATAGATGGAGAGATCGTGTTTCGTTCCATAACGCATGTGGTGACGCTAAAAGAGCTGCACGAGGAACTATATAGACGTACCGCTCTATCATAA
- the rpoN gene encoding RNA polymerase factor sigma-54: MNMGLGLFQEQTLKLVMTPELRQAITILQYSAIDLISYLQDQANENPVFDLEVAGEVASAKAEKPAPEIDWKEIVGNRATGEYGSLKNESTYNPLDYVQQGAETLYEHLESQLGYVKGFSSLQKQIALFLIGNLDEKGYLEITLEEASTRLGAEMLEIEDVLSVLQHFDPVGVASRSLEECLLLQLEHLALDDEKIVQVVRNHLQDLADNRYQRIADKIGCTPQEVQAMADLIRTLNPRPGAAFSSVETRYVIPDVTVEKVGNDYVVLVNDVAAPRLKINSFYEKMLSQQKSQDEAKQFIHDKLNAAMWLAKSLEQRRLTLMRVTQAILDMQREFFDRGIHYLKPMTQKEIAERVSLHESTISRATSNKYVQTPRGIFELKYFFTSALSTSSGESTSSESVKRRIKALIEQEDRKSPLSDQKLGEMLLTEGIEISRRTVAKYREEMLIPSSAKRKRF; this comes from the coding sequence ATGAACATGGGATTGGGGTTATTTCAAGAACAAACACTGAAATTAGTGATGACGCCGGAATTACGCCAAGCGATTACCATATTGCAGTATTCAGCCATTGATCTCATCTCCTATTTGCAGGATCAGGCCAATGAAAATCCTGTTTTCGACCTTGAAGTGGCTGGAGAAGTCGCTTCTGCAAAAGCAGAGAAACCAGCTCCTGAGATTGACTGGAAAGAAATCGTGGGCAATCGCGCGACAGGTGAGTACGGTTCGTTGAAAAATGAAAGCACTTACAATCCGCTGGATTACGTCCAGCAAGGTGCGGAGACACTGTACGAACATCTGGAGAGTCAACTCGGCTATGTAAAAGGATTCTCGTCGCTGCAAAAACAGATTGCTCTTTTTTTGATCGGGAATCTGGATGAGAAGGGGTATTTGGAAATTACACTGGAGGAAGCGAGTACGCGCCTAGGTGCTGAAATGCTGGAGATTGAGGACGTGTTGTCCGTTTTGCAGCATTTTGATCCGGTAGGTGTAGCTTCACGCAGCCTGGAAGAATGTCTTTTGCTGCAGCTCGAGCATTTGGCACTCGATGACGAAAAGATCGTGCAGGTCGTTCGCAACCATCTGCAAGATTTGGCGGACAATCGCTATCAGCGGATTGCAGACAAAATCGGATGTACACCGCAAGAGGTACAGGCGATGGCAGACCTGATCCGTACGCTGAATCCGCGTCCAGGGGCGGCCTTTTCCTCAGTAGAGACAAGATATGTCATTCCAGATGTGACGGTCGAGAAGGTCGGGAATGATTATGTAGTATTGGTCAATGATGTTGCTGCACCGCGGCTGAAAATCAATAGCTTTTATGAAAAAATGCTGAGCCAGCAAAAAAGTCAGGATGAAGCAAAGCAGTTCATTCACGATAAGCTGAATGCCGCCATGTGGCTGGCAAAAAGTCTGGAGCAGCGTCGCTTGACGCTCATGCGTGTAACGCAGGCTATCCTCGATATGCAACGGGAGTTTTTTGATCGGGGGATTCATTATTTAAAGCCCATGACTCAAAAGGAAATAGCAGAGCGGGTCAGCCTGCACGAATCGACGATCAGCCGGGCAACCAGCAACAAATACGTCCAGACACCGCGCGGAATCTTTGAGCTGAAGTATTTCTTTACGTCAGCACTCTCTACTTCCAGCGGGGAATCAACTTCGTCAGAGAGTGTGAAGCGTAGAATCAAAGCACTGATCGAGCAAGAAGATCGGAAGTCTCCGTTATCTGATCAAAAGCTGGGTGAGATGCTGCTTACAGAGGGGATTGAAATATCCCGCCGCACGGTTGCCAAGTACCGGGAAGAAATGCTGATCCCATCGTCGGCCAAACGAAAGAGGTTTTAA
- the gap gene encoding type I glyceraldehyde-3-phosphate dehydrogenase, whose product MVKVGINGFGRIGRNVFRAALNNPNVEIVAVNDLTDAHTLAHLLKYDSVHGVLNVSVEASENTLIVDGKEIKVLAERDPAQLKWADYGVEIVVESTGRFTKREDAAKHLEGGAKKVIISAPATNEDITVVIGVNEDKYDPAQHTVISNASCTTNCLAPYAKVLNEKFGIVRGLMTTVHSYTNDQQILDLPHKDLRRARAAAENIIPTSTGAAKAVALVLPELKGKLNGFAMRVPTPNVSVVDLVVELKTDATVEEINNALKEAAEGPLKGVLGYSEEPLVSSDYNGNPASSTIDALSTMVLEGNMVKVVSWYDNEWGYSNRVVDLCHYVAQRGF is encoded by the coding sequence ATGGTAAAAGTAGGTATTAACGGATTTGGTCGTATCGGTCGTAACGTATTTCGTGCAGCACTGAACAATCCGAATGTAGAAATCGTGGCGGTCAATGACCTGACAGATGCACACACACTGGCGCACCTTTTGAAATATGACTCTGTTCACGGTGTTCTGAACGTGAGCGTTGAGGCTTCCGAAAACACGCTCATCGTTGACGGCAAAGAAATCAAGGTGCTGGCAGAGCGCGACCCGGCTCAACTCAAGTGGGCAGATTACGGTGTTGAAATCGTAGTGGAATCGACTGGACGCTTCACGAAGCGCGAAGATGCAGCGAAGCACTTGGAAGGTGGCGCGAAAAAAGTCATCATCTCTGCTCCAGCAACAAACGAAGACATTACAGTGGTAATCGGTGTAAACGAAGACAAGTACGATCCAGCACAACACACTGTGATCTCCAACGCGTCCTGCACAACGAACTGCTTGGCGCCATACGCGAAGGTTCTCAATGAAAAATTCGGTATCGTACGCGGTTTGATGACAACTGTTCACTCTTACACCAATGACCAACAAATTCTCGACCTGCCGCACAAAGATTTGCGCCGTGCCCGTGCAGCTGCGGAGAACATTATTCCAACCTCTACAGGAGCGGCAAAAGCGGTAGCACTCGTACTGCCTGAGCTGAAAGGCAAACTGAATGGTTTCGCTATGCGCGTACCAACTCCAAACGTATCCGTAGTGGACTTGGTCGTTGAGCTGAAGACAGACGCAACTGTTGAAGAAATCAACAACGCGCTGAAAGAAGCGGCAGAAGGCCCGCTTAAAGGTGTTCTGGGCTACTCCGAAGAGCCGCTCGTATCGTCTGATTACAATGGAAATCCTGCATCCTCCACAATCGATGCTTTGTCTACAATGGTACTGGAAGGAAACATGGTGAAAGTCGTTTCCTGGTACGATAACGAGTGGGGTTACTCCAATCGTGTCGTAGACTTGTGTCATTATGTTGCACAGCGCGGCTTCTAA